GCGCGCTTGGGATGTTTTGTGAATCCTTTCCCCGGTGATGCTGCTGTTCCCGAGGGTACCTACAGAAAATACCATGACCAAGCGCGATGCCACCCTTGTACCGGCAGCCGTTCCAAACGTCGGTACGGTAGCGCACGGAAGGTCCATGCAGGTGATCTTCGTGGCTGGCACGAAGAGCAAGGCTCAGCACTTCAATTTCAGCGGATGCTCACATTCGGGGACAGACGATCGGACCCCCTTTGAAAAAAACTTTGGATCGATTCGCCGGCGGGAGAAAAGCACAACGGTTATGGCGCGAGGCCGAGATGCGCCAGCTCGCTGACCAATGTGCGGCGCCAGACAGACGGGGGCAAGGACCCTGCGTACCCTTACTCCTACGCAACCGATTCGGCACGCGCTCGGATCGGGCTTGCGCCTTCAATCCGAACATGCAGATGGAAATTACCTGGAGAGCTGTGATGAACAATGAATTTATCAAAACCGTCGGTGCGGCCATGGTCGCGGGTGCGCTGTTCGTTACGTTATCGGCCTGCGACTCGCAGGGGCCGGCGGAATCGGCCGGCGAGAAATTCGACGACGCGGTGGAAGACACCGGCAAGAAGATGGAAGAGGCCGGTGACAGTATTCGGGACGCGACGACGCCCGGAGGCAATTAGGTCCCTCAGGGCTCATACATGGTTTGAACCCGGGCCCGGCAGGGCCAGTTGGCGCGTCGCGCCGCCGGGTCCTTGTGCGACACCCCCGGGGCCGGGACCGGGCCAAGCGCAGACAGAAGTCGCTGCTTTGCACTGTGGCCAAGGCTGCAATCCGAACCCTTCGTGACGTCAGAAGCGGCACGGCTTTCCATGGGGTTGGGCCTCGCGGCAGTGCAATTAGGTGTGACAGCGTACAGATGGGCCGCGGCGGTGTGGGCAGTCTGTGCCTTCCCTGTGGATATTTCGCCCCGGCGCGGCATATTCGCTCGGAGGATCCATCAGTCGAAACGCAAAGTGGAAATCTTCCACGCCGCCGAGCAGATCAACGGTATGCGCCCTGGGGCGATTACGAGGAGGAGATGATCATCCGCCGCAATGTCAGCGGTGTGTTCCAGAGCCATGGGTATTGACCCCTGGTTTGAGCGAGTGAGCGGGCCTGAACCGTAAATCTTGGGCGGCGGCTGGACGACGCCGGCCGCGCTTCACTAATCAGGATTCGAAGACGACAAGCAATGATGGAAAGACGTCGAGTAGACGAACAACGACGCCGTGAACGCATAGCGGCAGCTTTCATGACCGAGGTGTTCGTGAGCCTCGGGCTGTCCGGGCGCTTCATGTCCCGCAACGTCAGTGCCGAGGGTATGTTCCTGGAGACAGGTTCCACCTTCCTGGCCTATGGTGACGAGATCGAATTGAATGTGGTGGTTTTCGGCGACAAATATCCCATGCGCGGCAGGGTGGTGCGCCATGGCTCGGGCGGTGTGGGCATAAAGCTGTCCCATGTGAATTCGCTCTACTACCGAGCCTTGACGTCCATGGTGGGATGAGTGTGAATGATCGCCTAAGGAGCTGAATCAGAAGGCGCTCGTTTCAGCACCTTCAGTTCCGGTTTGCTGTTACTTGGTGCGCATATCGTTCTTGACGGACTTCACGCCCGACACTGCGCGGGCGATCTCGACTGCCTTGTTGATGTCGGCCTGGGAGTTGACGAAGCCGCCGAGCTGCACTACGCCTTTGAAGGTTTCCACATTGATCTCTGCGGATTTCAAGGATGGCTCGTTGAAAATGGCCGCCTTGACCCGCGTCGTCACGACCGTATCGTCGATGTACTCGCCGGTGCTTTCCTGGTGGGCCGTACCCGCGCAGCCGACGAGTAAGGCCAGCAGAAGTGGCAGGAATATTGCCTGAAAGCGTCTGAGTCGTTTCATGTTCGGATTCTCCATGTGAAGGGTCAGGTGCCGCGGGTTCGCGGTAAAGCGCGACTCGGCGGGCGGTGGAGGCTATGGGCCGGCCTGCGGCGGGTAAGCATAGTGCAGTCGTGTTAGATCTTGCCTAAGAGCAACAGCAGGACGATTACAACCAGGATCAGGCCGAGAGCGCTGCTGGGGCCGTAACCCCAACTCCGGCTGTGGGACCAGGTCGGGATCACACCAAGCAGCATTAGAACCACCACGATGAGCAGGATTGTCCCTAGTGACATTTCAATTCTCCCTAGGCTCGGAGCAGCAAAATCAGAACGAGGACCAGCATTGTCCCTAGTGTCATTTCGTTGTTCCGAAGTATCTGAACGTCAACAACGTCGCCGGACGGCAATAGCCTTGCAGCACGGCGGCGACCTTTTGTCCAACCTCGATACAATGGCCGACGATTGAACTTTCACTGATCTCCGGGGTTTGGTCTGTACGCCAGCGCACATCAATGCCGAAGTCATCTTCCCGGAAGAACCTGGGACGCATCAGATAGTAATCCAGAGCAGTGTCCGCCATTGGGGCTCCGGTTGCAGGGTTGCCCGGTGCGAGAAGCGGTGGTGGGCACGACGATAGGCGGGGCTGGCAACGGTCCTCTATGGAACAGGCTCCGGCTCAGGGCGTGAGGCCGAACAAATCCACCAGGCCGAGGAGGACGGCATAACGCAGGCCCTTGCCGATGCCGGTGAGCAGGATGAAGACGTCGAAGCGCACCCGCATGAAGCCGGCGACGAAGGTCAGGGCGTCGCCGCCCACCGGGGCCCAGGCCATCAGCAGCGACCACACGCCGTAGCGCTGGAACCAGCGCTGGGCGTGGCCCATACGGTCGGGCCGGAACGGGAACCAGGGCCGGTCCTGGAAGTGCAGCAGGTAGCGCGCCAGGGCCCAGTTCACCGCCGATCCCAGGGTGTTGCCCGCGGTGGCCCAGGCCCACAGGGGCAGGGGCTCGTAACCGGCGGTCAGCAGGCCGGCGAACATCACCTCGGAGTAGGCCGGCAGAATGGTGGCCGCCGCCAACGAGACCAGAAACAGGGTGAAGTAGGCCTCCACGCCGGTCGCCGAATCCTCAGGCGCGCCCGAACGCCGCCGTCACCACCGCAGCGAACAACCGGCTGTATTCACGATTCACCATCCACCAGCCATCATCCGCCATTCACCATTCACCATTCACCATTCACCATTCACTATTCACTATTCCCCCACCCCTAAACCATCCCCACCGGATCCAGCAGCCGCTTCAGCTCCTCCCCCGGTATGTCCGTCTCCTCCAAGGCCACCTCCAGCACCGTCCGGCCCTCGTCCACGGCACGCCGGGCGATGGCGCCGGCGCGCTCGTAGCCGATGCGGGGGGTCAGGGCCGTCGCCAGCATGGCGTTGCGCTCGACGTGGCGGCGCAGGCTGTCCACGTCGACCTCCATGTCCCGCAGCGCGCGTTCGTCCAGGGCGCGGGCGGCGCCGGTGAGGAGTGCTATCTCCAGGTTCAGGTTGTAGGCGACCAGGGGCAGCATGGTGGCCAGTTGGAAGCGGTTGTCCCAGGCACTGGCGGCGATCGCGGCATCACAACCCACCACCTGGGCGCACACCATGGACACCGCCTCGGGGATCACCGGGTTCACCTTGCCCGGCATGATGCTGCTGCCGGGCTGGAGGGCCTTCAGGCGGATCTCCCCCAGCCCCGCCACCGGGCCGCTGTTCATCCACCTCAGGTCGCCGGCGATCTTCGCCAGGGTGGCGGCGGTGACCCGGAGCTGGCCCGACAGCTCGATGGCGGTATCCTGGCTGGAGATGGCGGCGAAGGCGTTGGCGGCAGGACGGAACTCGAGGCCTGTGCACCGTGCCAGCTCGGCAGTGGTCTCCAGGGCCAGCCGCGGGTGGGCATTGAGCCCGGTGCCCACCGCGGTGCCGCCCACGGCCAGCTGCAGCAGCCGTGGCTCCACATCCGCCAGGCGCGCGTGGTCGTTCCTGACCTGGGCGGCCCAGCCCGAGATCTCCTGGCCCAGGGTCAGGGGAGCGGCATCCATGAGATGGGTACGCCCGGTCTTCACCACGCCGTGGTATTGCTGGGCAAGCCCCTCCAAGGTTGCGGCCAGGGTCGCGAGGGCGTCCTTCAACTTCTGCAGGCCACGGGCGGCGCTGACGTGGATGGCGCTGGGAATGACGTCGTTGCTGCTCTGGCCGCGATTGACGTGGTCGTTGGGGTGCGCCTCCCTGCCGAGGCGGCGCGCGGCCAGGGTGGCGATGACCTCGTTGGCGTTCATATGGGTGCTGGTGCCGGAGCCGGTCTGGAACACGTCCACCCCGAACTGGCCGTCGTGGTGGCCGACGGCCACCTCGTCGGCGGCCAGGGCGATGGCCTCGGCCATGTCCGCGGGCAGCTCGCCGAGGCGGCCGTTGGCCCGCGCCGCCGCGGCCTTGATGAGCCCCAGGGCATGGATGAAGGCCGGTGGCAGGGTCAGGGCGCTGATGCGGAAGTTGTCCAGGGCGAGGCGCGTCTGCTCACCGTAGAGTATGTCTTCCGGCTGCGCCGCCGGGCCGGGGGAAGGGTCGGTCATGAGGCGCTCCGGGGCATCAGCGGTACTCTGGGTCGGGGGCATCGAAGCGGCAGCCGGCCTCCCAGGCCGAGCGCTGGTTGCCGTGGGCGGGGATGCCACCGGCCTCCTTCAGCATGCGCGCGAGGTGGAGCAGGTTCCAGGTCATGAAGGTGGTGTTGCGGTTGGTGAAGTCGTTCTCCGGCCCGCCGGAATCGGGGTCGCGATAGGAAGGGCCGGGGCCGGCCTCGCCGACCCAGGCGGCGTCGGCCTGGGGTGGCACGGTGTAGCCCAGGTGCTGCAGTGAGTACAGCAGGTTCATGGCGCAGTGCTTGGCGCCGTCCTCGTCGCCGGTGATGAGGCAGCCTCCCACCTTGCCGTAGGTGGCGTACTGGCCGGCGTCGTTGAGGTCGCCGGACTGGGCATAGAGTCGTTCCACCACCTTGGTCGCTACCGAGGATTTCTCTCCCAGCCAGATGGGTGTCGTGAGTACCAGGATGTCCGCCCGGCGTACCTTGTCGTAGAGTTGCGGCCAGTCATCGCGCTCCCAGCCGTGCTCGGTCATGTCGGGATAGACACCGGCGGCGATGTCGTGGTCCACCGGACGGATGAGTTCCGTCGCCACGCCGGCGCTGTCCATGATGGTGCGGCTGATGCGGATCAGCCCTTCGGTATGGGACATCTCCGGGGTCTTCTTGAGGGTGCAGTTGAGAAACATGGCCCGCAGCCCGGAAAAGTCCCAGGGGTGCTCATCACACCACTGCTGCTGGAGTTCGTTGAGCATGGTTCGATCCTCCCGATTGCCGGTAGTGAGGTTGCCTCGTTCCCCCTAGTGCTTCCGCGACCCTACGGCCCGCGCCGCCGGAGGCTCCTTCACATTTGATAAACTCCAAAGCCGCCCATCCAGTCAAGCATGAGACGCCGTGCGGCGTCGGTCCAGGAGAGCCCTGCCATGGCCTTTCATCTTAAAAGCAAGGAATCGGTGAAGAAGGGCGTACGCCGCATCGCCCTCGGCTAAAAAAAACGGTGTCAGGAACCGTTTCCCTCACAGCGGAAACGGTTCCTGACACCGTTTTTCGGCGCGCACCTGCCCGGCCGTGCGGGTCGCTGGCCGGGCCCTGGAACGATCCGGGTCACCGCGGGTGGGTTGAGGAGAGGTATGCCGGACGTTTGCCGCCAGCCACCGGAGGATCGATCATGGTCAGAGTACGCCATCAGGACCCCGCCGAGTTCGAGGGCGGCCACTCACGCTCCCCGCGCCGCGCTCCGCGCACCCGCGAGCGGGGCGGCTCCAAGAGCATGCACGAGGGCGTCGCCGTGTGGTGCGACTGCTGCAGCTGCGAGATGGAGCCCTACTGGGCCGAGGCGGCGGCGGAGATGGGCGTGGAACTGGTGAGTGACTACGAGGACGGGGAGGACTGAGGCACGATCTGAGACATGGCCCAAGGCCGTGTTCGTTCATGGAACTAATCCTGAGCAGAATAGTCAGTTATTAAGAATATTCTGAAAAACCGGAGGTTTATCATGAGCGGACTTATTGCTGACTTTCCCTACAACGGCGTGGTCACCGTCAACCGGGTGATCATCAGGCCGGAGTACACCGTGGACGATCTGCAGGAGCGGGTGGCCGAGCTGTGCGAGAACGTCAAGACCTACCACTCGGATACCGGCTTCGTGGGCGGTTTCGTGGCGCTGAACCGTGGCCAGATCTCCAACGAGGGTTCCACCA
Above is a window of Gammaproteobacteria bacterium DNA encoding:
- a CDS encoding PilZ domain-containing protein is translated as MERRRVDEQRRRERIAAAFMTEVFVSLGLSGRFMSRNVSAEGMFLETGSTFLAYGDEIELNVVVFGDKYPMRGRVVRHGSGGVGIKLSHVNSLYYRALTSMVG
- a CDS encoding BON domain-containing protein; protein product: MKRLRRFQAIFLPLLLALLVGCAGTAHQESTGEYIDDTVVTTRVKAAIFNEPSLKSAEINVETFKGVVQLGGFVNSQADINKAVEIARAVSGVKSVKNDMRTK
- a CDS encoding DUF3309 family protein, giving the protein MSLGTILLIVVVLMLLGVIPTWSHSRSWGYGPSSALGLILVVIVLLLLLGKI
- a CDS encoding YqaA family protein, translating into MEAYFTLFLVSLAAATILPAYSEVMFAGLLTAGYEPLPLWAWATAGNTLGSAVNWALARYLLHFQDRPWFPFRPDRMGHAQRWFQRYGVWSLLMAWAPVGGDALTFVAGFMRVRFDVFILLTGIGKGLRYAVLLGLVDLFGLTP
- a CDS encoding class II fumarate hydratase; translation: MTDPSPGPAAQPEDILYGEQTRLALDNFRISALTLPPAFIHALGLIKAAAARANGRLGELPADMAEAIALAADEVAVGHHDGQFGVDVFQTGSGTSTHMNANEVIATLAARRLGREAHPNDHVNRGQSSNDVIPSAIHVSAARGLQKLKDALATLAATLEGLAQQYHGVVKTGRTHLMDAAPLTLGQEISGWAAQVRNDHARLADVEPRLLQLAVGGTAVGTGLNAHPRLALETTAELARCTGLEFRPAANAFAAISSQDTAIELSGQLRVTAATLAKIAGDLRWMNSGPVAGLGEIRLKALQPGSSIMPGKVNPVIPEAVSMVCAQVVGCDAAIAASAWDNRFQLATMLPLVAYNLNLEIALLTGAARALDERALRDMEVDVDSLRRHVERNAMLATALTPRIGYERAGAIARRAVDEGRTVLEVALEETDIPGEELKRLLDPVGMV
- a CDS encoding flavodoxin family protein, which translates into the protein MLNELQQQWCDEHPWDFSGLRAMFLNCTLKKTPEMSHTEGLIRISRTIMDSAGVATELIRPVDHDIAAGVYPDMTEHGWERDDWPQLYDKVRRADILVLTTPIWLGEKSSVATKVVERLYAQSGDLNDAGQYATYGKVGGCLITGDEDGAKHCAMNLLYSLQHLGYTVPPQADAAWVGEAGPGPSYRDPDSGGPENDFTNRNTTFMTWNLLHLARMLKEAGGIPAHGNQRSAWEAGCRFDAPDPEYR